The genomic stretch CAGTTATTTGTTTATTTTTTGCAATTCAAAAAGAAATGGCCTTAAAATTCTGTACTGGGATAAAAATGGCTTTGCGTTATGGTATAAGCGCTTGGAAAAAGAAAAGTTTAAATGGCCCACCCATCTCGAAGGAGACTCAATTGCAGTGAATTTTAAGGAAGTTGAGTCCTTTTTGTATG from Halobacteriovoraceae bacterium encodes the following:
- the tnpB gene encoding IS66 family insertion sequence element accessory protein TnpB, whose protein sequence is MILNLRKFKKIYLYRPCTDFRKGIWGLSSLVQDQMDLDPFSSYLFIFCNSKRNGLKILYWDKNGFALWYKRLEKEKFKWPTHLEGDSIAVNFKEVESFLYGLDPWQRPFKKLIYKKV